Proteins encoded together in one Rhipicephalus sanguineus isolate Rsan-2018 chromosome 9, BIME_Rsan_1.4, whole genome shotgun sequence window:
- the LOC119405355 gene encoding mitotic-spindle organizing protein 1: MAAPSGDDRRKAVKETFDVLLEMSQLLNTGLDPQSLALCVQLCESGVNPEALACLIKEIRSRTSSNVNSSSMRPEHAER, encoded by the exons atgGCGGCTCCCAGTGGTGATGATCGACGGAAGGCTGTCAAGGAAACTTTCGACG TGCTCTTGGAGATGTCACAGCTGCTGAACACGGGTCTGGACCCGCAGTCGCTGGCGCTCTGCGTCCAACTGTGCGAAAGCGGCGTCAATCCGGAAGCCCTGGCCTGCCTCATCAAGGAGATTCGCTCCCGAACGTCGTCCAACGTCAATAGTTCG AGCATGCGGCCTGAACATGCCGAGCGGTGA